The following are encoded together in the Mesoterricola sediminis genome:
- a CDS encoding sigma-54-dependent transcriptional regulator, which translates to MGRPRILVVDDEPLAAGLLGEFLARRGVAVDAAATCAEAEARFGREVYDAVLLDYGLPDGNGLDLLGRLRAADPGVPIVLVTGQGSIALAVDAIKLGAEQFLVKPVDLGLLAQVLDRVMETQRARRRQAALAAEPDRPPRLFLGTSPAIRRLEAEARLAAAAEAPVLLLGPTGTGKSELARWLHRQSPRAAEPFLELNCAGLTREFLDTELFGHEKGAFTGAVAAKMGLLEAANRGTVLLDELGDMDLLIQPKLLKALEEKRFRRLGDLRDRRVDFRLVSATHRDLEALVEAGAFRADLFYRVSALQIAVPSLAERTEDIPLLAGELLARSAAAWGRETPALEPAAAGLLARQPWPGNIRELRNVLERALLATPGPLIPASALALRPGPAPAAEGGRMTLRELERAHIALALREEGRVDAAARRLGIPRSTLYQRLKALGLRP; encoded by the coding sequence GTGGGCCGGCCCCGCATCCTCGTGGTGGACGACGAGCCCCTGGCGGCGGGCCTCCTGGGGGAGTTCCTGGCCCGCCGGGGGGTGGCCGTGGACGCAGCCGCCACCTGCGCCGAGGCGGAGGCCCGCTTCGGCCGGGAGGTCTACGACGCCGTCCTCCTCGACTACGGCCTTCCGGACGGCAACGGCCTGGATCTGCTCGGGCGGCTCCGGGCGGCGGACCCCGGGGTGCCCATCGTCCTCGTCACCGGCCAGGGGAGCATTGCCCTCGCCGTCGACGCCATCAAGCTCGGGGCCGAACAGTTCCTCGTGAAACCCGTGGATCTGGGCCTGCTGGCCCAGGTGCTGGACCGGGTGATGGAGACCCAGCGGGCCCGCCGACGCCAGGCGGCCCTGGCGGCCGAACCGGACCGGCCGCCCCGGCTCTTCCTGGGCACGAGCCCGGCGATCCGGCGCCTGGAAGCGGAGGCCCGCCTCGCCGCGGCCGCCGAGGCCCCGGTCCTCCTGCTGGGGCCCACCGGCACCGGGAAGAGCGAACTGGCGCGGTGGCTCCACCGGCAGAGCCCCCGCGCCGCCGAGCCCTTCCTGGAGCTCAACTGCGCGGGCCTCACCCGGGAGTTCCTGGACACCGAGCTCTTCGGGCACGAGAAGGGGGCCTTCACCGGGGCCGTGGCCGCCAAGATGGGCCTCCTGGAGGCCGCGAACCGGGGCACCGTGCTCCTGGACGAACTGGGCGACATGGACCTCCTGATCCAGCCGAAGCTGCTCAAGGCCCTGGAGGAGAAGCGGTTCCGGCGCCTGGGGGACCTGCGGGACCGCCGCGTGGACTTCCGCCTCGTCTCGGCCACCCACCGGGACCTGGAGGCGCTGGTGGAGGCGGGCGCCTTCCGGGCCGACCTGTTCTACCGCGTCAGCGCCCTGCAGATCGCCGTGCCGTCCCTGGCGGAGCGGACCGAGGACATCCCCCTCCTGGCCGGCGAGCTCCTCGCGCGGTCGGCGGCGGCCTGGGGCCGGGAAACCCCGGCCCTGGAACCCGCCGCGGCCGGGCTCCTGGCGCGCCAGCCCTGGCCGGGGAACATCCGGGAGCTGCGCAACGTGCTGGAACGGGCCCTCCTCGCGACGCCCGGGCCCCTCATCCCCGCCTCGGCCCTGGCCCTCCGGCCCGGGCCCGCGCCGGCCGCCGAGGGGGGCCGCATGACGCTGCGCGAGCTGGAGCGCGCCCACATCGCCCTCGCCCTCCGCGAGGAGGGCCGGGTGGACGCCGCCGCGCGGCGCCTCGGCATTCCCCGCAGCACCCTCTACCAGCGGCTCAAGGCCCTGGGCCTCCGGCCCTGA
- a CDS encoding lipocalin-like domain-containing protein → MRPAALLLAALAAVQPFRFAEPGRRFAFPRDHGAHPDFSTEWWYFTGHLRSADGRRRYGYQLTFFRRALQPGGPAGSPAWRTDEIHLAHAALTDAAGGRFTFDERLGRAGIPAAASAAGLDLRNAGWTARMEPGGLIRLAFTVRDATLELELAAPPAPVVFGEDGVVRKGDDPGAASHYLTYPRLPTRGTLTGPRAETLAGLSWMDHEFSSAQLSRGQRGWDWAGIQLRDGRSLMVYRMRRDDGSQDPWSLLSEVDASGRPARATRSFRLGGGAWTSPASGATYPLPLRLEALGETWTLQPLIPGQELLTRAGTRITYWEGACRVLDREGRDAGDAYVELTGYAHPMAGRF, encoded by the coding sequence ATGAGGCCCGCCGCGCTCCTCCTGGCGGCCCTCGCCGCCGTCCAGCCCTTCCGCTTCGCGGAGCCGGGGCGCCGCTTCGCGTTCCCCCGCGACCACGGCGCCCACCCGGACTTCAGCACCGAGTGGTGGTACTTCACGGGCCACCTGCGCAGCGCCGACGGGCGGCGGCGCTACGGCTACCAGCTCACGTTCTTCCGCAGGGCCCTCCAGCCCGGAGGTCCCGCGGGCAGCCCCGCGTGGCGCACCGACGAGATCCACCTGGCCCACGCCGCCCTCACGGACGCCGCCGGCGGGCGGTTCACCTTCGACGAGCGCCTGGGGCGCGCCGGAATCCCCGCCGCGGCCTCCGCGGCCGGCCTGGACCTGCGCAATGCCGGCTGGACGGCCCGGATGGAGCCCGGGGGGCTCATCCGCCTTGCCTTCACGGTCCGGGACGCCACCCTCGAGCTGGAGCTGGCGGCGCCGCCGGCCCCCGTGGTCTTCGGGGAGGACGGGGTCGTGCGCAAGGGGGACGACCCGGGCGCGGCCAGCCACTACCTCACCTACCCCCGGCTCCCCACCCGGGGCACCCTCACGGGCCCGCGGGCCGAGACCCTCGCGGGCCTCTCCTGGATGGACCACGAGTTCAGCTCCGCCCAGCTCTCCCGGGGGCAGCGGGGCTGGGACTGGGCCGGGATCCAGCTCCGGGACGGCCGCAGCCTCATGGTCTACCGGATGCGCCGGGACGACGGGAGCCAGGATCCCTGGTCCCTGCTGTCGGAGGTGGACGCCTCCGGCCGTCCCGCCCGGGCCACCCGGTCCTTCCGCCTCGGGGGCGGGGCCTGGACCAGCCCCGCCTCGGGCGCGACGTACCCCCTGCCCCTGCGCCTGGAGGCGCTGGGGGAGACCTGGACGCTGCAGCCCCTCATCCCCGGCCAGGAGCTGCTCACCCGCGCCGGCACCCGGATCACCTACTGGGAAGGGGCCTGCCGGGTCCTGGACCGGGAGGGCCGCGACGCCGGGGACGCCTACGTGGAGCTGACCGGCTACGCCCACCCCATGGCCGGAAGGTTCTGA
- a CDS encoding methyl-accepting chemotaxis protein, translating into MGELFGKEVFTIGIIGGGRGGLGLLKFFGTSSVARVVFMVDPNPSALGIAEARSRGIRTYADDEEAMRGELPDFLFDASGDADLETRIRQRLRGTSTMLITPLTSRMMVEVLTENNARMREEISEVVSTIKSELSTSLDASNSIVARINSIMSNMQMLALNASIEASKAGVHGRGFTVVADHLGKSVEAVRNLTQEINRVNENIIHVSHRSDTVLEKLK; encoded by the coding sequence GTGGGCGAACTGTTCGGCAAGGAAGTCTTCACGATCGGTATCATCGGCGGCGGCCGCGGCGGGCTCGGGCTCCTGAAGTTCTTCGGCACCAGTTCCGTGGCCCGGGTGGTCTTCATGGTCGACCCCAATCCCTCCGCGCTCGGCATCGCCGAGGCGCGCAGCCGCGGGATCCGCACCTACGCCGACGACGAGGAGGCCATGCGCGGCGAGCTTCCCGACTTCCTCTTCGACGCCAGCGGGGACGCCGATCTGGAGACCCGCATCCGCCAGCGCCTGCGCGGCACCTCCACGATGCTGATCACCCCCCTCACCAGCCGGATGATGGTGGAGGTCCTCACCGAGAACAACGCGCGCATGCGCGAGGAGATCTCGGAAGTGGTCTCGACCATCAAGAGCGAGCTCTCCACGAGCCTCGACGCGAGCAACAGCATCGTCGCGCGCATCAACTCCATCATGAGCAACATGCAGATGCTCGCCCTGAACGCCAGCATCGAGGCCTCCAAGGCCGGCGTCCACGGCCGCGGGTTCACCGTGGTGGCCGACCACCTGGGCAAGTCGGTGGAGGCCGTGCGGAACCTGACCCAGGAGATCAACCGGGTCAACGAGAACATCATCCACGTCTCCCACCGGAGCGACACGGTGCTGGAGAAGTTGAAGTAA
- a CDS encoding NADPH-dependent FMN reductase: MKITVIGGSLRRESLNLKLLHHLVRAIGAQGPHVRTVTGDELRMAMVDPEQAPPPEAVALHALVSDAQGVVIVSPEYNAGIPPHLKNAIDWVSTMTPNPFRGMPVLVASASPGAFGGARCQVQWRATLANMGAFVHPLGVAVPQADHTLAADGTPQDPRTAGEVQKAVLAFLDFAARNAPRP; this comes from the coding sequence TTGAAAATCACAGTCATCGGCGGCAGCCTCAGGCGCGAGTCGCTGAACCTCAAGCTGCTGCACCATCTCGTGCGCGCGATCGGCGCCCAGGGCCCCCACGTCCGCACCGTCACCGGGGACGAGCTGAGGATGGCCATGGTCGATCCCGAGCAGGCCCCGCCCCCCGAGGCCGTGGCCCTCCACGCCCTCGTCTCGGACGCGCAGGGGGTCGTGATCGTCTCGCCGGAGTACAACGCCGGCATCCCGCCCCACCTGAAGAACGCCATCGACTGGGTCTCCACCATGACCCCCAACCCCTTCCGGGGCATGCCGGTCCTGGTGGCCTCGGCGAGCCCCGGCGCCTTCGGCGGCGCGCGCTGCCAGGTGCAGTGGCGGGCCACGCTGGCCAACATGGGCGCCTTCGTCCACCCCCTGGGCGTCGCCGTGCCCCAGGCGGACCACACCCTGGCCGCCGACGGCACCCCCCAGGATCCCCGTACCGCCGGCGAGGTCCAGAAGGCCGTCCTGGCCTTCCTCGACTTCGCGGCGCGCAACGCGCCGAGGCCCTGA